The Coffea arabica cultivar ET-39 chromosome 4e, Coffea Arabica ET-39 HiFi, whole genome shotgun sequence genome includes a window with the following:
- the LOC140005812 gene encoding uncharacterized protein: MAGPGKKGKCPMRPTRGAEIPNAAEAREKIGEQQVGGPKGSLASNANNGAEFSLSRKSVQIRLFDETEDPTTSNGRKTATGSSRHELTTPTSIEQQNTTPTSVQVGSNQSIGCGSDRNNESDDVQQNDTGGINVTRKRGYTRNIALSKEKKAGKKVKVQVSEVSGRVIGEGAQQYISEASCVIRKYGKWKAEKWSKLQESDREGMLKLVNNSFAYDEGEHVKPALLKQLNTQYRSRRYNFHKIFKKFSTKEEALANRPQYVEESDWIYLCDYFCSLNFMKISERNKINRSKQKTAHTAGTKSFLRHKAYREAQEGREVGPIELYDITHYSKKKNAMVDETSAMNLSVMKEKKLESESSGANRTEEDISIEVTGRVTGYVHGRGPSKAGIIAQKLAEIDDFKKRAEQAEKRSAELEITVQSQQQLMEKLVNQQSEMQNQQSEMQDLLKSLKAQLQANK; this comes from the exons ATGGCTGGGCcagggaagaaaggaaaatgtccTATGCGACCAACTCGAGGTGCTGAAATACCTAATGCAGCAGAAGCTAGAGAAAAAATAGGTGAACAG CAAGTTGGTGGCCCAAAAGGTAGTCTGGCTAGCAATGCCAATAATGGTGCTGAATTCAGCCTATCTAGAAAGTCAGTTCAAATTCGCCTATTTGATGAGACTGAG GATCCTACTACCTCAAATGGTCGCAAAACTGCTACAGGATCATCAAGACATGAGTTGACAACTCCTACATCTATTGAGCAGCAAAATACTACTCCTACTTCAGTACAAGTCGGATCTAACCAGTCCATTGGTTGTGGAAGTGACCGGAATAATGAGAGCGATGATGTTCAACAGAATGATACCG GTGGTATCAATGTAACTAGGAAAAGAGGATATACTCGCAATATTGCACTGTCCAAGGAAAAGAAGGCCGGCAAAAAGGTGAAAGTCCAGGTCTCTGAAGTTAGTGGAAGAGTAATTGGAGAAGGGGCACAACAGTACATCTCAGAGGCAAGTTGTGTCATTCGTAAATATGGCAAATGGAAAGCAGAAAAATGGTCCAAACTCCAAGAATCTGATAGAGAAGGAATGCTAAAACTTGTTAAT AATAGTTTTGCTTATGATGAAGGAGAACATGTTAAGCCAGCACTTCTTAAGCAGTTAAATACACAGTACAGAAGTCGACGATACAATTTtcacaagattttcaagaaatttagtACAAAAGAGGAAGCACTTGCAAATCGTCCACAATATGTTGAAGAATCTGATTGGATTTACCTTTGTGACTATTTCTGTAGTCTAAATTTTATG AAGATAAGTGAGAGGAACAAGATCAATAGATCAAAGCAAAAAACTGCTCATACAGCTGGAACAAAATCCTTTCTTCGTCATAAAGCTTACCGG GAAGCACAAGAAGGGAGGGAAGTTGGACCAATAGAACTTTATGACATCACCCATTACAGCAAGAAGAAGAATGCAATGGTTGACGAAACATCTGCTATGAACtta AGCGTGATGAAGGAGAAAAAGTTGGAATCTGAATCCAGTGGTGCAAATAGGACTGAAGAAGACATTTCCATTGAAGTAACTGGACGTGTAACTGGATACGTACATGGCCGTGGTCCCTCCAAAGCTGGAATAATTGCCCAAAAGCTTGCAGAGATAGATGATTTCAAGAAAAGAGCAGAACAAGCGGAGAAGCGCTCAGCTGAGTTGGAAATAACAGTCCAATCTCAACAACAACTTATGGAGAAGCTTGTGAACCAGCAAAGTGAAATGCAGAACCAACAAAGTGAAATGCAAGATCTCCTTAAATCTTTGAAAGCACAGCTGCAAGCCAACAAGTAA